A genomic segment from Sphingomonas astaxanthinifaciens DSM 22298 encodes:
- a CDS encoding DUF808 domain-containing protein, with protein sequence MPSGLIALLDDVATLTKLAASSMDDIGAAVGKAGSKAAGVVIDDTAVTPRYVTGLSPDRELPIIGKIALGSLKNKLLIILPVALLLSWLGQKIGFDLITPLLMVGGAYLCFEGAEKLWEKVAGDHHATDELLECDDPAELEKRQVAGAIRTDFILSAEIMVIALAALELDALWLEAVVLAVVGIAITVMVYGTVGLIVKLDDIGLHLCRRGGASAGFGRALVRGVPKLLAALSVVGTAAMLWVGGQILLHGMEVLHVGEALPHFTHELAKSVAASIGFLAGAWEWLLNALFGAIVGMIVGGIIVALLHALPKRKPAVEAKA encoded by the coding sequence TTGCCCTCTGGACTGATCGCGCTGCTCGACGATGTCGCCACCCTGACCAAGCTGGCCGCCTCCAGCATGGACGATATCGGCGCCGCGGTCGGCAAGGCCGGGTCCAAGGCCGCGGGCGTGGTGATCGACGATACGGCGGTGACCCCGCGCTACGTCACCGGCCTCAGCCCCGACCGCGAGCTTCCGATCATCGGCAAGATCGCGCTCGGCAGCCTCAAGAACAAGCTGCTGATCATCCTGCCGGTGGCACTGCTGCTGTCGTGGCTGGGGCAGAAGATCGGCTTCGACCTCATCACCCCGCTGCTAATGGTCGGCGGTGCCTATCTCTGCTTCGAGGGCGCTGAGAAATTGTGGGAAAAGGTCGCGGGCGACCACCACGCCACCGACGAGCTGCTCGAATGCGACGATCCCGCCGAGCTCGAGAAGCGGCAGGTGGCGGGGGCGATCCGGACCGACTTCATTCTCTCGGCCGAGATCATGGTGATCGCGCTCGCGGCGCTCGAACTCGATGCGTTGTGGCTCGAGGCGGTGGTGCTGGCGGTGGTCGGGATCGCCATCACGGTGATGGTCTACGGGACCGTCGGGCTGATCGTGAAGCTTGACGACATCGGGCTCCACCTCTGCCGTCGGGGCGGGGCGAGCGCGGGTTTCGGCCGGGCGCTGGTGCGGGGCGTGCCCAAGCTCCTGGCGGCGCTGTCGGTGGTGGGCACGGCGGCGATGCTGTGGGTGGGCGGGCAGATCCTCCTCCACGGGATGGAAGTGCTTCATGTCGGCGAGGCGCTGCCGCACTTCACCCACGAGCTGGCGAAAAGCGTCGCGGCCTCAATCGGTTTCTTGGCCGGCGCGTGGGAATGGCTCCTCAATGCCTTGTTCGGGGCGATCGTCGGGATGATCGTCGGCGGAATCATCGTCGCGCTCCTCCATGCATTGCCCAAGCGCAAGCCCGCGGTCGAAGCCAAGGCATGA
- the crcB gene encoding fluoride efflux transporter CrcB — protein sequence MTGAVLVFLGGGIGAVLRHGANRLGMMLFGTGFPVATLAVNVVGSLLMGMLAANLAEGPAASQQLRLFLTTGVLGGFTTFSAFSLDALTLWQRGQPGLAAAYVAGSVFLSLAAVGAGFVLGRAL from the coding sequence ATGACCGGCGCCGTCCTCGTCTTCCTCGGAGGCGGGATCGGGGCGGTGCTCCGCCATGGCGCCAACCGACTGGGAATGATGCTGTTCGGGACGGGCTTTCCGGTCGCAACGCTCGCGGTCAACGTCGTGGGATCATTGCTGATGGGGATGCTTGCAGCGAACCTTGCGGAGGGGCCGGCGGCGAGCCAGCAGTTGCGCCTGTTCCTCACCACCGGTGTGCTCGGCGGGTTCACGACCTTTTCGGCGTTCAGCCTCGACGCCCTGACCCTGTGGCAGCGAGGGCAGCCCGGGTTGGCGGCGGCTTATGTGGCGGGCTCGGTCTTCCTGTCGCTCGCGGCAGTGGGGGCCGGCTTCGTGCTCGGGCGCGCGCTCTAG
- a CDS encoding acyloxyacyl hydrolase: protein MRLLLVSAAMIAALPAPAPATEIFAGVHAHGVHTPLSLDSDREGGTDLSLGIRGNRIGKTPLQPYVFGSLNTSGDTNFLAAGLSARFGDKIYVRPGLGIAVHDGSAANTRQPDRLAFGSRVLFEPELAVGAALTDRLSLEASWVHFSHAQIFGRQNPGIDNIGMRLNWRP from the coding sequence ATGCGCCTGCTTCTCGTCTCCGCGGCCATGATCGCCGCCCTTCCGGCCCCCGCCCCGGCGACCGAGATCTTCGCCGGCGTCCACGCCCACGGCGTCCACACGCCGCTCAGCCTCGACAGCGATCGCGAGGGCGGGACCGACCTCAGCCTCGGCATCCGCGGCAATCGGATCGGCAAGACCCCGCTCCAGCCTTATGTGTTCGGCTCGCTCAACACGTCCGGCGACACCAATTTCCTCGCCGCCGGCCTTTCGGCCCGCTTCGGCGACAAGATCTACGTCCGCCCCGGCCTCGGAATCGCGGTCCACGACGGCTCGGCCGCCAACACACGCCAGCCCGACCGTCTCGCCTTCGGCAGCCGCGTCCTGTTCGAGCCCGAGCTTGCGGTCGGCGCCGCGCTCACCGACCGCCTCAGCCTCGAGGCAAGCTGGGTGCATTTCAGCCACGCGCAGATCTTCGGCCGCCAGAATCCCGGCATCGACAATATCGGCATGCGCCTGAACTGGCGGCCCTAG
- a CDS encoding DUF2585 family protein: MGRPPLYKGGLIQLWGPVGPKQSQMIFDWYSASHIIHGFLFYAILHTIGRPKKPEQRLLLATIVESAWELVENSPVIINRYREATIALGYRGDSILNSVSDILLMIAGFLLAKRLPVWASVMIVLVLELVPLAIIRDNLTLNIWMLVAPNDAIRHWQAGA; encoded by the coding sequence ATGGGCCGCCCGCCGCTCTACAAGGGCGGGCTCATCCAGCTGTGGGGCCCGGTCGGTCCCAAGCAAAGCCAGATGATCTTCGACTGGTACAGCGCCAGCCACATCATCCATGGCTTCCTTTTCTATGCCATTCTCCACACGATCGGCCGACCGAAGAAGCCCGAGCAGCGCCTGCTCCTCGCGACCATCGTCGAATCCGCCTGGGAGCTGGTCGAGAATTCGCCCGTCATCATCAACCGCTACCGCGAGGCGACCATCGCACTCGGCTATCGCGGCGACTCCATCCTCAACTCGGTCAGCGACATCCTGCTGATGATCGCCGGCTTCCTGCTCGCCAAACGCCTGCCGGTCTGGGCGAGCGTGATGATCGTGCTCGTGCTCGAGCTCGTGCCCCTCGCGATCATCCGCGACAACCTCACCCTCAATATCTGGATGCTGGTCGCGCCGAACGACGCCATCCGCCACTGGCAGGCGGGCGCCTGA
- the dmeF gene encoding CDF family Co(II)/Ni(II) efflux transporter DmeF has translation MDDHSHDFLGASHERNARRTRWVVGLTAITTVTEITFGTITGSMALVADGWHMATDSLSLAISVFAYSYASRCANDPRFAWGTGKVGTLAGFASALVLLAVGAGILGESVLRLLHPEQVDYPEALLVAALGLVINLACALILGHGHGHSDHGHDHDHHAHDHGADLNLRSAYLHVIADAVTSVTAIVALLAAWQLGWRWADAAVGILGALIIMRWSVILLGQTSRILLDRVPDEALSAELRRKVEGAGDVRVNDWHLWTVGPNRYAAIVCASGTTPDEIRRRLGSDRRIAHLTVECQ, from the coding sequence ATGGACGACCACAGCCACGATTTCCTCGGCGCCTCGCACGAGCGCAACGCCCGGCGGACCCGCTGGGTGGTCGGCCTGACCGCGATCACCACCGTCACCGAAATCACCTTCGGCACCATCACCGGCTCGATGGCGCTGGTGGCCGATGGTTGGCACATGGCGACCGACAGCCTGTCGCTGGCGATCTCGGTCTTCGCTTATTCCTATGCCAGCCGCTGCGCCAACGACCCGCGCTTCGCCTGGGGCACGGGCAAGGTCGGGACCCTCGCCGGCTTCGCCTCGGCGCTGGTCCTGCTTGCCGTCGGCGCGGGGATCCTCGGCGAAAGCGTGCTTCGCCTGCTCCACCCCGAGCAGGTCGACTATCCCGAAGCCCTGCTGGTCGCCGCGCTCGGTCTGGTCATCAACCTCGCCTGCGCGCTGATCCTTGGTCACGGCCATGGCCACTCCGACCACGGCCACGATCATGACCACCACGCCCACGACCATGGCGCCGACCTCAATCTCCGCTCGGCCTATTTGCACGTCATCGCCGACGCGGTCACCAGCGTCACCGCGATCGTCGCCCTGCTCGCCGCCTGGCAACTCGGCTGGCGCTGGGCCGACGCCGCGGTCGGCATCCTCGGCGCCCTGATCATCATGCGCTGGAGTGTCATCCTCCTCGGCCAGACCTCGCGCATCCTGCTCGACCGGGTTCCCGACGAGGCGCTCTCGGCCGAGCTCCGCCGCAAGGTCGAGGGCGCCGGCGACGTCAGGGTCAACGACTGGCACCTGTGGACCGTCGGCCCCAATCGCTATGCCGCGATCGTCTGTGCTTCGGGCACCACCCCCGACGAGATTCGCCGCCGTCTCGGCAGCGACCGCCGGATCGCCCATCTCACCGTGGAGTGTCAGTGA
- a CDS encoding magnesium transporter CorA family protein, with protein sequence MLRAYGPNCDGSVIMTTGSIPPEATWIDLEEPTREEERMVEQSVGFAVPTRDDMVEIEPSSRLIERDGGLMMTMSVLFGVQEGDPQSEPISFVLKAGKLVTVRYVSPKPWLAFSNEARHMPVLVQDAATALVRLLDAIISRLADELEASGAAIERISRDTFSASRVAEQRIPARSLEGLLNDIGTVQQLVAKIRETAVSTARALTFLAASDRMHAHECTRHREQITSLMTDVAALTDHSAYQSSQLTFLLDASLGLISIEQNAAMKLFSWAALVFLPPTLIAGIYGMNFKHMPELDWLYGYPMALTLILLSAVLPLWILRKRGWI encoded by the coding sequence ATGCTGCGTGCTTATGGTCCGAACTGCGACGGCTCCGTCATCATGACGACCGGCTCGATCCCGCCCGAGGCGACCTGGATCGACCTCGAGGAACCGACCCGCGAGGAGGAACGGATGGTCGAGCAATCGGTCGGCTTCGCCGTGCCGACCCGCGACGACATGGTCGAGATCGAGCCCTCGAGCCGGCTGATCGAGCGCGACGGCGGGCTGATGATGACGATGAGCGTGCTGTTCGGGGTCCAAGAAGGCGATCCGCAGAGCGAGCCGATCAGCTTCGTCCTCAAGGCCGGCAAGCTGGTGACCGTCCGCTACGTCTCGCCCAAGCCGTGGCTCGCCTTTTCCAACGAAGCGCGTCACATGCCCGTGCTCGTCCAGGACGCGGCGACCGCGCTGGTCCGGCTGCTCGATGCGATCATCAGCCGGCTTGCGGACGAGCTGGAGGCCAGCGGGGCGGCGATCGAGCGGATCTCGCGCGACACCTTCAGCGCCTCGCGGGTCGCCGAGCAGCGGATCCCGGCGCGCAGCCTCGAGGGATTGCTCAACGATATCGGCACGGTCCAGCAGCTGGTCGCGAAGATTCGCGAGACCGCGGTCAGCACCGCGCGGGCGCTGACCTTCCTCGCCGCGTCTGACCGGATGCATGCGCACGAATGCACCCGCCACCGCGAGCAGATCACCAGCCTGATGACCGACGTCGCGGCGCTCACCGACCACAGCGCCTACCAGAGCTCGCAGCTGACCTTCCTGCTCGACGCCAGCCTCGGCCTCATCAGCATCGAGCAGAATGCGGCGATGAAATTGTTCAGCTGGGCAGCGCTGGTGTTCCTGCCCCCGACGCTGATCGCGGGCATCTACGGCATGAATTTCAAGCACATGCCCGAGCTCGACTGGCTCTACGGCTATCCGATGGCGCTGACGCTGATCCTCTTGAGCGCGGTGCTGCCGCTGTGGATCCTGCGAAAGCGGGGCTGGATCTAG
- a CDS encoding low affinity iron permease family protein: protein MAREKNLLVRLGDRLSDLVSRLFAHPAMQIGVIIFCVAWFGLGFHVEGLTAALSVLAITLTQMVLNGQYDRESEAHRRDVAMHAKLDELIKATHRARDEMVGIEEQLDEEEIQELREEAKQLVEEAARQTNEVADGEKAKRAIERVGDGRAG from the coding sequence ATGGCTCGCGAAAAAAATCTTCTCGTCCGGCTCGGCGATCGCCTGTCCGACCTCGTGTCGCGGCTGTTTGCGCACCCGGCGATGCAGATTGGGGTCATCATTTTCTGCGTGGCCTGGTTCGGCCTCGGCTTCCACGTCGAGGGGCTGACCGCGGCGCTGTCCGTGCTGGCGATCACGCTTACCCAGATGGTGCTGAACGGCCAGTACGACCGCGAATCCGAGGCGCACCGCCGCGACGTCGCGATGCACGCCAAGCTCGACGAGCTGATCAAGGCGACTCATCGCGCCCGCGACGAGATGGTCGGGATCGAGGAGCAGCTCGACGAGGAGGAAATCCAGGAGCTTCGCGAGGAAGCCAAGCAGCTGGTCGAGGAAGCTGCCAGGCAGACCAACGAGGTGGCCGACGGGGAAAAGGCCAAGCGCGCGATCGAGCGCGTCGGGGACGGCCGAGCCGGCTGA
- the acnA gene encoding aconitate hydratase AcnA: MIPTGQDSLGTRSTLEVGGKSYAYYDLNKAGKVLGDVSRLPFSMKVLLENLLRFEDGVTVTRDDLQAMADWQKERRINREIQYRPARVLMQDFTGVPAVVDLAAMRDAMKKLGGDPQKINPLVPVHLVIDHSVMVDEFGTPKAADANVAYEYARNRERYEFLKWGSQAFDNFKVVPPGTGICHQVNLEYIAQAVWTSKDQTGAEIAYPDTLVGTDSHTTMVNGLGVLGWGVGGIEAEAAMLGQPVSMLIPEVVGFRLTGELKEGITATDLVLTVTQMLRAKGVVGRFVEFYGPGLDAMTLADRATIANMAPEYGATCGFFPIDERTLDYLRLSGRDDDRIALVEAYARAQGMWRDADAPEPVFTDTLELDLASVEPSLAGPKRPQDRVLLSEVDDQFNAELAETYKKANDPRVPVAGADHDLGNGDVVIAAITSCTNTSNPSVLVAAGLVARKARALGLDRKPWVKTSLAPGSQVVTDYLDKAGLSEDLNAIGFDLVGYGCTTCIGNSGPLPEPISQAINEKDLVAVSVLSGNRNFEGRVSPDCRANYLASPPLVVAYALAGTVRSDITTSPIGTATNGEPVYLKDIWPTNAEIRALIDAHVHSDLFRARYADVYHGDERWQAIGVSGGDTYQWPAASTYIANPPYFEGMSMQAKGIEDIDGARALAVFGDSITTDHISPAGSIKAESPAGKWLLERQVPRQEFNSYGARRGNHDVMMRGTFANIRIRNKMLPGVEGGYTRNLLNGEEQAIYDAAMAYKAEGVPLVILAGKEYGTGSSRDWAAKGTVLLGVRAVIAESFERIHRSNLVGMGVLPLQFADGETAASLGLDGSETFTIRDVAGIKPRQDVEVEVTETDGHKRTIVARCRIDTFNELEYFHAGGILPYVLRKLAA; this comes from the coding sequence ATGATCCCGACCGGCCAGGACAGCCTCGGCACCCGTTCGACCCTTGAGGTCGGCGGCAAGAGCTACGCTTATTACGACCTCAACAAGGCCGGTAAGGTGCTCGGCGACGTGAGCCGCCTGCCCTTCTCGATGAAGGTGCTGCTCGAAAATCTCCTCCGCTTCGAGGACGGGGTCACCGTGACCCGCGACGACCTCCAGGCGATGGCCGACTGGCAGAAGGAGCGGCGGATCAACCGCGAGATCCAGTATCGCCCAGCGCGCGTCCTCATGCAGGACTTCACCGGCGTCCCCGCGGTGGTCGACCTCGCCGCGATGCGCGACGCGATGAAGAAGCTCGGCGGCGATCCGCAGAAGATCAATCCGCTGGTCCCGGTGCACCTGGTGATCGACCACAGCGTCATGGTCGACGAGTTCGGCACCCCCAAGGCCGCCGACGCCAACGTCGCTTACGAATATGCCCGCAATCGCGAGCGCTACGAATTCCTCAAGTGGGGCAGCCAGGCCTTCGACAATTTCAAGGTGGTGCCGCCGGGCACCGGCATCTGCCACCAGGTCAATCTCGAATATATCGCGCAGGCGGTGTGGACCTCGAAGGACCAGACCGGGGCCGAGATCGCCTATCCCGATACGCTCGTCGGGACCGACAGCCACACCACGATGGTCAACGGCCTCGGCGTGCTCGGCTGGGGCGTCGGCGGGATCGAGGCCGAGGCCGCGATGCTCGGCCAGCCGGTCTCGATGCTCATCCCCGAGGTGGTCGGCTTCCGCCTGACCGGCGAACTCAAGGAAGGCATCACCGCCACCGACCTCGTGCTGACCGTCACCCAGATGCTCCGCGCCAAGGGCGTGGTCGGCCGCTTCGTCGAATTCTACGGGCCGGGCCTCGATGCGATGACGCTCGCGGACCGCGCGACCATCGCCAACATGGCGCCCGAATATGGCGCGACCTGCGGCTTCTTCCCGATCGACGAGCGCACGCTCGACTATCTGCGTCTGTCGGGCCGCGACGACGACCGCATTGCGCTGGTCGAGGCTTATGCCCGCGCGCAGGGCATGTGGCGCGACGCCGATGCGCCCGAGCCGGTCTTCACCGACACGCTCGAACTCGACCTCGCCAGCGTCGAGCCGAGCCTCGCGGGCCCCAAGCGGCCGCAGGACCGGGTGCTGCTCAGCGAGGTCGACGACCAGTTCAACGCCGAGCTCGCCGAGACCTACAAGAAGGCGAACGATCCGCGCGTGCCGGTCGCCGGGGCCGATCATGACCTCGGCAATGGCGACGTCGTGATCGCCGCCATCACCAGCTGCACCAACACCTCGAACCCCAGCGTGCTGGTCGCTGCCGGCCTCGTTGCCCGCAAGGCGCGCGCGCTCGGCCTCGACCGCAAGCCGTGGGTCAAGACCAGCCTTGCGCCGGGCAGCCAGGTGGTCACCGACTATCTCGACAAGGCGGGCCTGAGCGAGGACCTGAACGCCATCGGCTTCGACCTCGTCGGCTATGGCTGCACCACCTGCATCGGCAATTCGGGCCCGCTGCCCGAGCCGATCAGCCAGGCGATCAACGAGAAGGACCTGGTCGCGGTCTCGGTCCTGTCGGGCAACCGCAATTTCGAGGGCCGTGTCAGCCCCGACTGCCGCGCCAATTATCTCGCCAGCCCGCCGCTGGTGGTGGCCTATGCGCTGGCCGGCACCGTCCGCAGCGACATCACCACCAGCCCGATCGGGACCGCCACCAACGGCGAGCCCGTCTACCTCAAGGACATTTGGCCGACCAATGCGGAGATCCGCGCACTGATCGACGCGCACGTCCACTCCGACCTGTTCCGCGCGCGCTATGCCGACGTCTATCACGGCGACGAGCGCTGGCAGGCGATCGGCGTGTCTGGCGGCGACACCTACCAGTGGCCCGCGGCTTCCACCTACATCGCCAACCCGCCCTATTTCGAGGGCATGAGCATGCAGGCCAAGGGCATCGAGGACATCGACGGCGCCCGCGCGCTGGCGGTGTTCGGCGATTCGATCACCACCGACCACATCTCGCCCGCCGGTTCGATCAAGGCCGAGAGCCCGGCCGGCAAGTGGCTGCTCGAGCGGCAGGTCCCGCGCCAGGAGTTCAACAGCTATGGCGCGCGCCGCGGCAACCATGACGTGATGATGCGCGGCACCTTCGCCAACATCCGCATCCGCAACAAGATGCTCCCGGGCGTCGAGGGCGGCTACACCCGCAACCTCCTCAACGGCGAGGAGCAGGCCATCTACGACGCCGCCATGGCCTACAAGGCCGAGGGCGTTCCGCTCGTGATCCTCGCGGGCAAGGAATATGGCACCGGCTCGTCGCGCGACTGGGCGGCCAAGGGCACGGTGCTGCTCGGCGTCCGCGCGGTCATCGCCGAGAGCTTCGAGCGCATCCACCGCTCGAACCTCGTCGGCATGGGCGTGCTCCCGCTGCAGTTCGCGGACGGCGAGACCGCGGCGAGCCTCGGGCTCGACGGGTCGGAGACCTTCACCATCCGCGACGTCGCCGGGATCAAGCCGCGCCAGGACGTCGAGGTCGAGGTGACCGAGACCGACGGCCACAAGCGCACGATCGTCGCGCGCTGCCGGATCGATACCTTCAACGAGCTCGAATATTTCCACGCCGGGGGCATCCTCCCCTACGTGCTGCGCAAGCTCGCCGCCTGA
- a CDS encoding CBU_0592 family membrane protein — MERLFVDVAGWAAALLILGGYALLTAGKLTARSPAYQWMNVLGAIGFVINSGYFKAWPSAVLNVIWAAIGIVALIRIASTRRREGVAA, encoded by the coding sequence ATGGAGCGCCTGTTCGTGGATGTCGCAGGGTGGGCCGCCGCCCTGCTCATCCTTGGCGGCTATGCGCTGCTTACGGCGGGCAAGCTGACCGCGCGCTCGCCCGCCTACCAGTGGATGAACGTGCTCGGCGCGATCGGGTTCGTGATCAACTCGGGCTACTTCAAGGCCTGGCCGTCGGCGGTGCTGAACGTGATCTGGGCGGCAATCGGCATTGTCGCGCTGATCCGCATCGCCTCCACGCGGCGGCGCGAGGGGGTGGCCGCCTAG
- a CDS encoding YgfZ/GcvT domain-containing protein, with product MPATTLTDRALIRLSGEDVRGFLQGLVTSDVSGALPVWAGLLSAQGKCLFDFLVWADGDDLLVDCKAAAADELAKRLRMYRLRRPIEIARDGALAVHWAPDGDQGVPDPRLPALGRRWLAPADEAASGWLAHRLRHGVCEGRAELGDLLWLECNAAELNGVSFTKGCYVGQENTARMNWRQKVNRRLVVVAAAEPGPRTKAFYPELSLAVEHRRVDDLAGLPLPDWLAAAIA from the coding sequence ATGCCCGCGACCACCCTCACCGACCGAGCCCTGATCCGCCTTTCGGGCGAGGACGTCCGCGGCTTCCTCCAGGGGCTCGTCACCAGCGACGTGAGCGGCGCGCTGCCGGTCTGGGCAGGGCTGTTGAGCGCGCAGGGCAAGTGCCTGTTCGACTTCCTCGTCTGGGCGGACGGCGACGATCTGCTGGTCGATTGCAAAGCCGCAGCCGCCGACGAGCTGGCGAAGCGCCTCCGCATGTATCGCCTGCGCCGACCCATTGAAATCGCGCGCGACGGGGCGCTGGCCGTCCATTGGGCGCCCGACGGCGATCAGGGCGTCCCCGATCCGCGCCTCCCCGCGCTTGGCCGGCGCTGGCTCGCCCCGGCCGACGAGGCCGCGTCCGGCTGGCTTGCCCACCGCCTGCGCCACGGCGTCTGCGAGGGCCGGGCCGAGCTCGGCGACCTCCTCTGGCTCGAATGCAATGCGGCCGAGCTGAACGGCGTCAGCTTCACCAAGGGCTGTTACGTCGGGCAGGAGAATACCGCGCGGATGAACTGGCGGCAGAAGGTCAATCGCCGCCTCGTCGTGGTCGCGGCAGCCGAGCCCGGCCCGCGCACCAAAGCCTTCTACCCCGAGCTCAGCCTTGCGGTGGAGCATCGCCGGGTGGACGACCTTGCCGGCCTGCCCCTCCCCGACTGGCTCGCCGCAGCGATCGCCTAG
- the pyrC gene encoding dihydroorotase encodes MTDRITIRRPDDWHLHLRDGAMLEAVAPYSARQFARAIIMPNLVPPVTTVTAASAYRERIRAAAGPGFEPLMTCYLTDSIDPDELERGHAAGVWVAAKLYPAGATTNSHSGVTDVRNIAPALERMQRIGMVLCVHGEVTDPEIDIFDREAVFLERVLTPVMRDFPGLKIVLEHITTADSADFVAAAGPRLAATITPQHLHLNRNALFAGGLRPHAYCLPVVKRERHRLAVRAAAVSGSPKFFLGTDSAPHLREAKESGCGCAGIFNAPHALESYLAVFDEEDAIDRFEGFAAEHGPRFYGLPLNEGTLTLERSAIEVSASVPAAGSTLTPFHAGETLGWRLVGA; translated from the coding sequence TTGACCGACCGCATCACCATCCGCCGCCCCGACGACTGGCATCTCCACCTGCGCGACGGCGCGATGCTCGAGGCGGTGGCGCCCTACAGCGCGCGGCAGTTCGCGCGGGCGATCATCATGCCCAACCTCGTGCCCCCGGTGACGACGGTGACGGCAGCGAGCGCCTATCGGGAGCGGATCCGGGCGGCGGCAGGACCGGGCTTCGAGCCGCTGATGACCTGCTATCTGACCGACAGCATCGATCCCGACGAACTCGAGCGCGGCCATGCCGCGGGCGTGTGGGTCGCGGCCAAGCTCTATCCGGCGGGGGCGACGACCAACAGCCACAGCGGCGTCACGGACGTGCGCAACATCGCTCCCGCGCTCGAGCGGATGCAGCGGATCGGCATGGTGCTGTGCGTCCATGGCGAAGTGACCGATCCCGAGATCGACATCTTCGACCGCGAGGCGGTGTTCCTCGAGCGGGTGCTGACCCCGGTCATGCGCGACTTTCCGGGGCTGAAGATCGTGCTCGAGCATATCACCACCGCCGACAGTGCCGACTTCGTGGCGGCCGCCGGACCCAGGCTCGCCGCGACGATCACCCCGCAGCATCTCCACCTCAACCGCAACGCTTTGTTCGCCGGGGGGCTGCGGCCCCACGCTTATTGCCTGCCGGTGGTGAAGCGCGAGCGGCACCGGCTGGCGGTTCGGGCGGCGGCGGTGTCGGGCAGCCCCAAATTCTTCCTCGGCACCGATAGCGCGCCGCACCTCAGGGAAGCCAAGGAAAGCGGCTGCGGCTGCGCGGGCATCTTCAACGCGCCGCATGCGCTCGAAAGCTATCTGGCCGTGTTCGACGAGGAAGATGCGATCGACCGGTTCGAAGGCTTTGCCGCCGAGCATGGTCCGCGCTTCTACGGGCTGCCGCTGAACGAGGGGACGTTGACGCTCGAGCGGTCCGCAATCGAGGTCTCCGCCAGCGTGCCCGCGGCGGGATCGACGCTCACTCCCTTCCATGCCGGCGAAACGCTCGGCTGGCGGCTGGTCGGGGCCTAG
- a CDS encoding Crp/Fnr family transcriptional regulator: MDIHSAANLEQAFAGNRLLAALSAEERALLEPHAELISFDGGDIVLETGDVTRRSLFPFDGLMISMQRELSGGRSVEVAAIGREGAVGGIISCGHAPAFTRALVQLPGPAVAVPMAVLEQAKQESAHLRNLFCRYSDALLSQVMQSVACNAFHPIEARAARWLLHAQDRAASDRLALTQESLAGLLGVQRTTVNAVARVLQEQGLIAYRRGAIQVIDRAGLLRVSCDCYRAVEDHFHAVLGPDGRGTPPA; encoded by the coding sequence ATGGACATCCATTCTGCGGCGAATCTCGAGCAAGCCTTTGCCGGCAACCGGCTTCTCGCCGCGCTGTCGGCCGAGGAGCGCGCCCTGCTCGAGCCGCACGCCGAGCTGATCAGCTTTGACGGCGGGGACATCGTGCTCGAGACCGGCGACGTCACCCGCCGCAGCCTGTTTCCGTTCGACGGCCTGATGATCTCGATGCAGCGCGAGCTGTCGGGCGGGCGCTCGGTCGAGGTCGCCGCCATCGGCCGCGAGGGGGCGGTCGGCGGGATCATCAGCTGCGGCCACGCTCCTGCCTTCACCCGCGCGCTCGTCCAGCTGCCCGGGCCCGCCGTCGCGGTCCCGATGGCCGTGCTCGAACAGGCGAAGCAGGAGAGCGCGCATCTGCGCAACCTCTTCTGCCGCTACTCGGACGCCTTGCTGTCGCAGGTCATGCAGTCGGTCGCGTGCAACGCCTTCCACCCGATCGAGGCCCGCGCCGCACGCTGGCTGCTCCATGCCCAGGACCGCGCCGCCAGCGACCGGCTCGCGTTGACCCAGGAAAGCCTCGCCGGCCTGCTCGGGGTCCAGCGCACCACCGTCAATGCGGTCGCGCGCGTGCTCCAGGAGCAGGGGCTGATCGCCTATCGCCGCGGCGCCATCCAGGTCATCGACCGGGCCGGCCTCCTGCGCGTCAGCTGCGACTGCTACCGCGCGGTCGAGGATCATTTCCACGCGGTGCTTGGCCCCGATGGCCGGGGCACCCCGCCGGCCTAG